DNA from Methanobacteriales archaeon HGW-Methanobacteriales-1:
TTTACATTCCACGGTGGAAGTTTCGTTGCAATTTTAACCTTTTCTCGGTATCCATCACCAAGTGCTCTACCAACCAATGGTTCATTCATGTATGCTATGGCCGTATCAATGTAGTTAACACCATGATCTATAGCATATCTGATCTGTTCTGTAGCCCTTTTTTCATCTGCCCTACCATTATTGGTTGGCAATCTCATTGCACCAAAACCTAAAACAGAAAGTTCATCACCATTTTTTTCTATTTCACGATATAACATTCCATTACCTCTTTTAACGTAGATTGACTTGTTAGTTGAATATTATGATAAAATATTTATTACCTCGAAATTCCATCCCAAAAAAGATCAAAAGCCTGTTCTTTAATGTTAGAACTTGCTTTTTCTGGATATTTTTCAATATGTCCTACTGTAGCCACGATACTGCCCCATAAAAAATCCACAATCAATTCATAAGAAACATTTTTAATTTCATGTTTTTTCAAACCTACAGCATATGCTTCTAAGGCCATTTCTAAGCGATTTTCAATCTCTTCTTTGGTTAAAGAAGTTATATATGGAGAACAGTGAAAACTAAGAATAAATTGAAACATTTCTGGTTTTTTTATTCCAAAATCAACCAGGGATATCCATAAATATTTTATATTTTCCTTAAATGACTTTTTACTGTTGTAATGGCCAGCAATTTCACCTACCATCGACTCTTTTGAATAAAGATATAATCTGTTGATTAACTCTTCTTTGGTTTTAAAATAGTGAAATAATGTTCCTGTGGCCACACCCGCAGATTTTGCAATTACTGCAGTTGATGTTCCATGAAATCCATTCTCTACAAATAGTTTTAATGATGCATTCAGAATTCGCAGCTCTTTTTCCTTCAAATTTTCACCTTATAATAGATAATTCATTTAAATTAATATAGACTGATTAGTCAGTTTAGTATTTATATTTATTTATTTATTTAAAAATTTTGAAAATAGAATTACTTACTTGAAATACTTTTCATGTACTCTTCCACAAAATAGTTCATGAACCTTATAGCAATATTATGAATAATTAATTAGAAAATTACAATCCATTATTAACTAAAATAGGGAATCCTACAATGAAAATAGAGAAAAAAACAGTTCCAGAGCATCAAGTAGCATTTATTTATCAAATTGGTAGTTATGATAAAATTCCAGGCTGTTTAGGGGCTGTAATTGAATGGCTAGTAAAAAATGGCCTGGAACCAAAGTATCCAGTCTATGGACTATATTATAATTCTCCCTTAGAAGTGACTCCTGATGAATTAGAATGGGAAGTAGGGGCTGGGTTTGAAGGAAAATTAGGGGAAGAAAGTCCAAAAGATTTAGATAATGAAGAAGTTCATTTACAGACAATTTCCGAACATGAAGTAGTTTCCACAGTATTTAAAGGTCCGTATGGTGAAGCATCATCAGTTTATGTGGATTTATACGAATACACAATCCAGAATAATCTAAAAATTGTAGGGCCTGTGAGAGAAATATATTTGAACAGTCCAGAAATGGCATCCACAGAAGAATTGCTAACTGAAATCCAATTTCCAGTAATTTAAGCAATAAACTGATTTAAAAATACGGTGGTTAGGTATGAATTATAGATGAATAATTTAGATTACCTAATTGATACAATGATTAATAACCAGTCACAAATGTATTAATAGAATTAATCATATGGAGGTTTTTCGAATGGATATAATGGAAAAAAAATTTGAAGAGACCACAGTAGTTTATATAGAGTGTAAAGGCAGTTATCTGAAAATTCCCGATTACATGCAGGAGTTAGGAATATGGGTAATGGATAAAGGCTTGGAAATGACTGGCTTAGTATATGGAACCTATTATAACAGTCCAGAAGAAGTTCCCGAAGAAGAACTTCTCTATGAAATAGGTTTTTCAGTAGCAGGAAATATAGTAGAAGACGAAAATATAAAATCTAAGACAATCCCAGAACATACTGTAGTTGCAGCTATACATAAAGGCCCCTATACTGAAGTAGGGCCAGTAATTATGGCAGTAGCAGAATATGCAATTTCCAATGGTTACAATATTGTAGGGCCTATAACAGAAGTTTACTTCAATGATCCCAATGAGGTCAATGAAAGCGAACTCCTAACTGAGGTACAGTTCCCCGTTATGCAACCATAACCTTCTTAAAAGTCCATATCATTACTTTTTTAATGAATTAAATAACTAATTCTATTTTATATATTTATTTTTGCCTGCTAAGGTTTACTCTTTAACATATAAGGATATATTCTAAAAATCATATTTTTTATAAATGGGAATAACTATAAACTAATTAGCCAGAAAATTATAATTTAAGTTATAATCTAAAACATTAAAATTCAGGAATATATTTTATCAAAGCTAATAACTGGAGTGTGTTTAAATGATGAGTGTTAATGATGTAAAAATGTATTATGACCAGGCCATGTCATTTTTAGGACAAGAAGAAATAGAAAAATCATTAGTATTTTTTGATAAAGCGCTTAAAACTGATGAAAACTACTCTCCAGCATGGAACAATAAAGGTATAGCACTTTTAAGTCTTAAAAAATATTCTGAAGCTTTAGATTGCTTTGAACATGTTGTTATCCTTAATCCTATGGACAGTATGGTAATATATAATAAAGGCTACGTTCTTTTAATGTTAGAAAGATATCAGGAGTCAGTAGATACTCTTGAGCTTTTTTTGAAAAGATATTCTCAAAAAGACGATTTCTACAAATTTGGACTCTATCTGCAAGCCAAAGGATTTTACAATCTTAAAAACTACGAATATGCAGAATTATTGCTCCAAAAAGCAGTTAAAAAGGATAAAAACTTTAAAGAAGCGCAGGAACTCCTGGGTATTGTCTTAAAAGAAAAAAATCATGGGATTAATGAGTGAATAATATTTTAATTATTTTATTAATTTTATTTTTATCAACATTATATGTCCAGATTTTTATTTATAGATTATATTATCCAGATTATGATTTTAAAAAGATTCAAATCCACGAATTTTATAAAGAATCAATTTTATCTCTTTTTAAATAGGCCATTCCTTGAAAAATAGCCACCAAATCATCTTTTTCATCAGTTATCCTGACTGTATAAGATGATAATTTAAGATTTCTGGAAACTTCCTGGGCCTCGGCCAGTAGCATTTTTCCTCCTCCAGCATTCATATAAGATATGCTGGCATTTATACCCACCGAAACATTTCCATGTGAATTAGCCGCAGCAGCAAAGGCCATGTCGGCCAGAGAGAAAATAGCTCCTCCATGAACAATTCCTACCCCATTTAAGTGGTTTTCTGTAATATCCATTTTGACTTTAGCCCATCCTTTTTTTATTTCCAGGATTTCTATGCCATTAAACTTGGCAAATTTATCTTTTTGAAAATATTTTTTTATTTTCTCCATATTACAACCCCAACAGTTTAAATATTTAGATTAATATTTAATTTTGCAAAACATTTTTGCGATTATATAATTGGTTATTTAATATATAAGTCCCAAACAATATTAATTACTAAGATTACTAAAAATATAGCCTATAATCCTATCCATTATTAACCTAATTTTTAAGCTATAATTAAAAATGGATTAATAAAATAAACAAATAGCTGAGATACAAAATATGAAAAAACATGACAACACCACTCCATACCAATCCGACCTTTATGATGCTCATGTGATAAATACGCTACCATATTATGATTCTTATCATCAAGAAACCATTAATTTAATTAAATCGCTGCCTTCCCCTCCAGAATTGTGGATGGATACTGGTTGCGGTACTGGTTCTCTAATTGGAAAAGCACTGAGTGAATTTCCAGATACTCAATTTCTACTTCTGGATCCGTCTGAAGGAATGCTAGAGCATGCCAGATCAAAATTATCTTCTGAAAAAGATCGTGTTAAATTTCTTAATCCGTCAACAACTCAAGAATTCCATGAAAAATTAGAAAATAAACCCGATATAATTACTGCCATTCAATGTCACCATTATTTATCATCTGAAGATCGAATAAAAGCCATTAAAGTTTGTTATGATATTTTAAAAGAAAATGGAACATTTATAACCTTTGAAAATATTCGACCACTGACTAAAAAGGGAATAGGGATTGGAAAAAGTTACTGGAAAAACTTCCAACTGAAACATGGAAAAGATGAAGAAGAAATCGAGCAGCATTTGGCTAGATTTGATGTTGAATATTTTCCCATAACTATTGAAGACCATCTGGCCGTTTTAAGAGATTCTGGATTTTCCACCGTGGAAGTTTTATGGTATTCCTACCTGCAGGCCGGTTTCTACTGCATGAAATAGGAGTGTTGTGGAGTATTTATTAAATAGAAAATCAACGCAATTATGTATTTCTTTTTTGATTTTTAGCTGTTTTTAATCCTATATAAGCTCCTATAACTGCAGATATAACATATATAGCAAATCCAATCATATGAATATAAACTTGCCAATGATTTGCTAACATTTGTATTAAGCCGATTATTATTATAATTGCTAATATGATTAATCCAGTATAAATTCCATTTTGTATCTTTTTTTCTTTAGCCAAAAATGTGGATAAAAAACCACCAAGTACAAAAGAAATCACACCAACTACAATATTAATCACTCCTAACGAGTAGGAATCTATAGCATGGCCTGTAAACAAAGTTAATAAAACAACACAGGAGTATCCTATAATCGATCCAGCAATAACAGCTAGTATAGAACTAAATCCATTAAATTTTTCATTAATTATTTGACCAAACATCCCACCCATTACAGCAAGTAAAAGAAGCAATATACTATAACTAAATACTGATAATATGAGTGTAGTTGCATCTAAAGACGAATTAGGTACTGTGAGTATACTAAATATGAATAATATAAAAATTCCCTCATATAACGCGTATTTTAGCTTATTTTCTTTAGCAAAATAAGTAGCTATAAAACCTCCAAGCATATATGCTATAATTAATAAAAATGTCCCAAACCATGAAGCCCCTTGAATAGCTTGAAATGCACCAATCCATCCAATTACTCCAAAAACAATAACTGCAATAAAATACAATACAACAGAAACATTGACACCTAAAAATATAGATATAACTGGATGAAATTTCATGATTAATCTCCTGATAAATTTTGTTGAACTTACTAATTCATTAAATAGGGCTCAAAAACCAATTAATTATCTTGAAGATAGTAGTCTCAGATTGGGAGTATGAAACCCCGTGTTAATCTTATTATTACTCACATATAATATTATATGTCAAAAAAGAGCATATCCATGAACAAATAAGTTTTACGGCTTAATAAGAATAACCTGAGCATTAATATACTTTCAATAAGAAAAAAAGAAGGGAAATCACATGGAAAGTGAAAGATATAAAATAGGCTGGGAAAAGCTTAAAGAAGTTGATGGTAGTGCAGGAGAGGCAGTAGTAGAAAGTTTGAATGAAATCGCACCAGATTTAGGCAAATACATTATTGAGTACGGGTTTGGCGATGTTTATTCCCGTCCAGGAACCTCCCTAAAGCAAAAAGAGGTTGCAGTGGTTGCCGCACTAACTGCAATGGGAAATGCAGCTCCCCAATTAAAAGTTCATATAAATGGGGCCATTAATGTGGGTTGTTCCATTGAAGAACTGGTAGAAATAATGATTCAGATGTCAGTTTACTGTGGATTTCCAGCAGCTATAAACGGTATAACTGTATTAAAAGAAGTTATTAAAGAAAGAGATATTAAATTTAATCCAGTTTCTCAAAATTCAGGTGAAAATAGATTTAAAACCGGGAAAAAATGGTTAGAAAAATTGGAAGAAGGTCATATTCAGGAATTAAAGGAAAAATTAGATCCAATAGCTCCAGACATGGTGAATTATATTATTGAGCATGCATATGGTTCAGTGTACAATAGAAAAAGTCTTGAAGCCAATTTTCGACAAATTGCAACCATATCTGCACTTACAGTTAAGGGAACGGATGCACCCCAATTAAGATTCCATATAAAAGCGGGGTTAAGTACTGACCTAACAAAAGATGAAATTATAGAAACTATAATTCTTATGAGTGTTTATGCAGGATTTCCAGCAGCTATAAACGGATTAAATATTGCAAAAGATGTTTTTAAAGAGTTATAATTATTTTAATTATAATTATTTCCATTATTTTAGCCTAATTAAATAAAGTCAAAAAAATCTTGTAAAATTTGGGCTTGATTTTGGCAAATTTATTTAAACTACAAAATGTAATAAAAATAATTAGTGTGAATTATATTGTTGAAGTTAGTATAATAATTACATCATGAATAATTGACATTATAAAATTGGTATTTATCAATAATGTCATTATATTATTAAATTGGAGAAAAATAAGCAAAAAAAATATTAATGACAGTTTTATCAGAATTGAAAATAGTTATTAATAATATTTAGGTGATTATATGGAAAGATTAGGTTCATTTAAAGAATATTTACCCATTAAATCAAAAAAGGCAGGAGATAAAAATGTGGGCTTGCTGGTTGATGGGCCAAACATGCTCAGAAAAGAATTTTGTCTTAATTTAGACTTTATAAAAGAGCTTTTAGAAGAAAATGGTAGTTTAAAAGTAGCTAAAGTTCTTTTAAATCAATATGCGTCTGATAAATTAATTGAAGCCATAGTTAACCAGGGTTTTTCTCCCATGATGGTGGCTGGAGACGTGGATGTTCAAATGGCAGTAGAGGCCTATGAATTGATTTACAACCCCAATATTGACATACTTGCACTTATGACACGTAATGCCGAGTTTATGCCACTTATTAATATTGCTAAAGAGAATGGTAAAGAAACAATAGTAATCGGGGCCGAACCTGGTTTCAGTATTGCTTTAAAAAACGCTGCAGACAATACCATTGTTTTAAATGGTGAAACCAAATGCAAAGATTAATTTGATTATTTTAACTATTTTAGATTATAATTAATTTTTTATTCATTTTCTCCTCTAAATTTACATATTATTTTTTATATTTAAATTTGATTTGTTCTATTTTTACTCAATTTATATATAAAATTTAAAACAGATTTATTACAATGACTAATAAAATGATTTGAAAAAAGAAAGTGAAAAAGGCATAAACCTGCTCATCATTCTGGGAGTCCTTGTCCTTTTGATTACAGTGATTATTATTGGTATTTTAGTCCGTACTGGACCCATTTATAAATAAAACACTTATCATTAGGATTATAAATCCATTTAAGTCCATTACATCATTTAA
Protein-coding regions in this window:
- a CDS encoding carboxymuconolactone decarboxylase translates to MESERYKIGWEKLKEVDGSAGEAVVESLNEIAPDLGKYIIEYGFGDVYSRPGTSLKQKEVAVVAALTAMGNAAPQLKVHINGAINVGCSIEELVEIMIQMSVYCGFPAAINGITVLKEVIKERDIKFNPVSQNSGENRFKTGKKWLEKLEEGHIQELKEKLDPIAPDMVNYIIEHAYGSVYNRKSLEANFRQIATISALTVKGTDAPQLRFHIKAGLSTDLTKDEIIETIILMSVYAGFPAAINGLNIAKDVFKEL
- a CDS encoding TetR/AcrR family transcriptional regulator, which encodes MKEKELRILNASLKLFVENGFHGTSTAVIAKSAGVATGTLFHYFKTKEELINRLYLYSKESMVGEIAGHYNSKKSFKENIKYLWISLVDFGIKKPEMFQFILSFHCSPYITSLTKEEIENRLEMALEAYAVGLKKHEIKNVSYELIVDFLWGSIVATVGHIEKYPEKASSNIKEQAFDLFWDGISR
- a CDS encoding TIGR00288 family protein, whose protein sequence is MERLGSFKEYLPIKSKKAGDKNVGLLVDGPNMLRKEFCLNLDFIKELLEENGSLKVAKVLLNQYASDKLIEAIVNQGFSPMMVAGDVDVQMAVEAYELIYNPNIDILALMTRNAEFMPLINIAKENGKETIVIGAEPGFSIALKNAADNTIVLNGETKCKD
- a CDS encoding AraC family transcriptional regulator, whose amino-acid sequence is MKIEKKTVPEHQVAFIYQIGSYDKIPGCLGAVIEWLVKNGLEPKYPVYGLYYNSPLEVTPDELEWEVGAGFEGKLGEESPKDLDNEEVHLQTISEHEVVSTVFKGPYGEASSVYVDLYEYTIQNNLKIVGPVREIYLNSPEMASTEELLTEIQFPVI
- a CDS encoding AraC family transcriptional regulator; protein product: MDIMEKKFEETTVVYIECKGSYLKIPDYMQELGIWVMDKGLEMTGLVYGTYYNSPEEVPEEELLYEIGFSVAGNIVEDENIKSKTIPEHTVVAAIHKGPYTEVGPVIMAVAEYAISNGYNIVGPITEVYFNDPNEVNESELLTEVQFPVMQP
- a CDS encoding class I SAM-dependent methyltransferase encodes the protein MKKHDNTTPYQSDLYDAHVINTLPYYDSYHQETINLIKSLPSPPELWMDTGCGTGSLIGKALSEFPDTQFLLLDPSEGMLEHARSKLSSEKDRVKFLNPSTTQEFHEKLENKPDIITAIQCHHYLSSEDRIKAIKVCYDILKENGTFITFENIRPLTKKGIGIGKSYWKNFQLKHGKDEEEIEQHLARFDVEYFPITIEDHLAVLRDSGFSTVEVLWYSYLQAGFYCMK
- a CDS encoding phenylacetic acid degradation protein yields the protein MEKIKKYFQKDKFAKFNGIEILEIKKGWAKVKMDITENHLNGVGIVHGGAIFSLADMAFAAAANSHGNVSVGINASISYMNAGGGKMLLAEAQEVSRNLKLSSYTVRITDEKDDLVAIFQGMAYLKRDKIDSL